From the genome of Sediminibacter sp. Hel_I_10:
AGGCTTTTGAGATTATTGCGAAATTATTAGAACGACCAAAAAAGCTCTTGGCCACAATTCTTGTAGCGAACAATTTTTTAAATATAGGCGTGGTTATCCTCTTTGCTTATTTGGGCGAGACGTTATTTGCCAATATTGAATTGTCATGGGTTCGTTTTCTGCTAGAAGTGGTCGTCATCACTTTTTTAATTTTGCTATTTGGCGAAATTGTACCTAAAATTTATGCGAGTAGAAATCGTATTAAGTTTTCTGTGTTTATGGCTATTCCTTTACGCGTGTTAGACGTGATCTTCTCACCAATTAGTTTACCAATGCGTTTTGTGACCTTAACCATCCACAACAAATTGGGGAAACAGAAATCTAATTTAAGTGTAGATCAGTTGTCTCAAGCTTTAGAGTTGACCCATAATAGTGATACCTCTGTAGAAGAGCATAAAATCTTGCAGGGCATTGTTTCTTTTGGAAATACAGACACCAAGCAAGTCATGAGACCACGTATGGATATTTTTGCCATAAACGAAGATCAAAAGTATTTGGAGATCATTCCCGATATCATTAAAAATGGCTATTCAAGAATTCCCGTTTACAAAGAGAGCATTGACCACGTTACCGGTATTTTATACGTTAAGGATTTACTTCCCTTTATAGATCGTAAACATTTTGATTGGACCACCTTAATGAGAGAACCATTCTTTGTACCTGAGAACAAGAAATTGGATGACCTCATGGTAGAGTTTCAAGAGAAGAAAGTGCATCTTGCTGTGGTTGTAGACGAATATGGCGGGACTTCTGGTTTGGTTTCTTTAGAAGATGTTATTGAGGAAATCGTTGGAGATATTAGTGACGAGTTTGATGATGAAGATGTCAACTTTGTAAAGATCGATGACAAGAATTATTCTTTAGAAGGAAAAACGACCTTAAAACAGTTTTATAAAATAATTGGTATTGAGAGCGAGGCCGATTTTGAAGATTATAAAGGAGAAGCCGAAACCATTGCAGGTTTTATTTTAGAGGTGTCTGGGATCTTCCCAAGAAGACACAGTAAAATAAATTTTAAAAATTACGTTTTTACTATTGAGGCGCTTGATAAAAAGCGCATCAAGCAAGTAAAATTCACCATATTAGATTAACCAACGGCGCCTTCTCTATTGTGATTTTGGCCATGTAAAATTAGAACTTAGTAAAAAACCTAAGGTCCACAAAAAACAAACCCACAGATGACGTTAAAAACAGTAATGCTTCCCATGTTAGCTTCGGTGCTTTTGTCCTGCGGAAATGATCCTTTACCTAAGCCCAAAGGGATGTTACGCTTAGAGTATCCTGAGCCTGAATACAAAAAAGTAGATGTGCCATTGCCCTTTACTTTTGAACGGAATGAACTCTCCAATGAAATTTCAGAATTAAAATTAGACGGGGTCAATGATGTTTCTGGTATAGACATTACCTACCCTACCATGAAGGGCACCATCTATTTAACCTATAAGAAGGTGACTGACGATAACTTAGTACAACTGCTCACCGACGCCCAAAACCTTACACAAAAACACGCTATTAAAGCAGATGAAATTGAGGGCGATCTTTATGAAAACCCCAGCAAACGCGTTTTTGGAATGTACTATGAGGTTGGAGGTAATGCTGCATCTCAATCTCAATTTTACGTGACCGACAGCATTAACCATTTTTTAAGTGGTTCTCTTTATTTTTATGCTAAACCCAATTATGATTCTATCTATCCCGCTGCTTCTTATCTCAAAAACGATATCAAGCACTTAATGGAAAGTATTGAGTGGAAGGAGTAATAGTCCAAAATATGATAATAGCAAAAAGCCCATCAAAAAATTGATGGGCTTTTTTATTTGAAATCTATTGATTATTTACTCTTCGGTATTATATACCCATGCTCCGTCTAATTTTATCAAACTAAACTCTTCTGTTCCGTTACTACCATCATATATATCTACGATCATCACATATTTCTGCTCATTCTCTGCCCCTGGAGCAATAACGTTATTAAGCAAATCTGCAAAAACAGTCAATATCATCTCATCGCTCCAGTAGGCTGCATTAGCAGGTCTTCTATCGAAGTTGCTAAAGTTAGCCATACTTGATACTGCTGCCGCATAAATAGGATCTGTTGCATAGTTCTCAGCTATATAATCAAATTCAGGCTGAGAAACAGTATATCTTATGGTATTATCTGGTACCCAAACGCCATTATCAAAACCAAACTGAAGTGAGGTTGTAATCACACTCTGGCTTGCCATCCATGATCCATTTGCAAAAGTATACAGGTTACCTCTTATGCTTGCGCCAGAAGAGCTAGAAAAATACTTATAGATAACAAAAATTTGATCCTCTTCTTGAGCAAAAGGATATTTAAGCCCTAAAAAAGCAGGAACATAGTTGTCTGCAGGAGTAGAACTACTAAAGTTATTAAACTGACCTGGCTGACCAGAACCTTCACCCATAGAGTCATAATCTGAATTGCTCAAATAGTAAACGTCTTCTGCTGCTTCCCAAGAACCGCCTTGATATACAAAGTATTCTCCCTTAGCATCTGTATCTCCACTAATACCAATATTTTTAATAGCAAATGACTCTACTCTCCATCTTGCTGCATCTCCTTCATCATCTGGAGTAGCTGGATCATCCTCTATTGAGATGTATCTTAAAGCTACATGAAGCGTTTCTCCATCATAAGCGGAAAAATCTAAATCTTCAGAAGGCGTCATGTTACCAAAAGCTGTTTTATCAAACTCAAAAGCCGTCCACGTAGCAGCATCAACATCTCCTCCTGTAGTATAATCAGTAGAAATAAGAATATCGATTAATTCAGGGTCTCCAAGAAAATCAATTTCTTGGGTTATTTGAAATAATAAATCTGTTTCACCTGTTAAATCAACTTCAGGAGAGATGATCCATTCTTCAACCGCAGCTTGATCTCCATTAAATCCATTTCCTACAATATTTCCTGCATCTGCAGACCATCCTAAATCTGCAACACCAGAAACAGATATCACTTCAAAATCTCCAAAGTCTCCAGGAAAAATTGCCTGATAAAAATTAGCTAAACCAATTTCAGGTGTTTCTGTATACTGACTATACTGTGCCAATACAATTTGTCCTTCAACAGGTGCATCAATTTGATCATTTAAAATACTTGGAATCTCTTGAGTAGGATCTACGTTTGGATAAAATCCAGGCGCATCACTTCCTGTAGAAAAATAATCTTCACTACTTAATGAATAAACATCTGCTCCTGTAAAATCACTAACACCTTCGGCATTACCTACAAATAAGTCATAAGTAACTAGAACTGAAGACCCTTGACCGTATAATGGGTACAAATCTGACAGTAGTGAAGGAATTGAATCCTTTGCTTGTTGCTCCGAATTGAAGTTACCAAATCCAAGATCAAATCTCGCATAATCATCTCCGGTAAGGGTATATTCAAATACACCAATATTCGGTTCTTCTGGTAAAGCATCAATTTCTGCATTGATATCTTCTAATGGCTCGCAACTTGTAAAAATTGCTGCCATAAAAGCGAATAAATAAATTACTTTTTTCATTTTCAATTTTTTTTAAAAGTTAAGTTTTGCTCCAACACTAAAGGTTCTTCCAAAACCGTAAAAAACTCTTGATGTAAACACATCTGAATTAGCCCCATCACGAGCATCTGAAATATACTCAGTATCAAAAACATTATTAATTCTACCTGTAAGCTGAGCATCAAAACTACCAAAATCAAAACCATGTCTAATCACTGCATCAAAAAGACCGAAATCTGGCATTTTCCATGCATCAGGGCCTGGCTCTGTACGGTTACTTGGATCATAATCGGCATAAATATCGCCATAATAATTATAATCTATAGCAAAAGTGGTTTTGGGTGTAAACTTATAACTTGTACCTAAAGCAAATGTGGTTTGAGCCGCGTTACCTACATGTAGGTCTTCAATAAAAATATTGACCTCACTAACTTGATTATTTTCTTCATCAAAAATTGGAACATTTTCAACATTGTTTTGCCATCTCCAATCTCCGATTGACGCCATACCAGTAACAGTTAAAAAGTCTGTAGCCTTATAAACAAAATCTACTTCAATCCCTTGGTGAACGGCATTAACTCCCAAAACATTGGCAAAGTTACGCGTTCCCTCTTCTTGTCCAGGAAAACTTACAAACTCTGTTCTATCATTCCAAGTCGTGTGATATACATTCACATTAGCGGAAAGGCGCTCTCCTCTGTGTCCGTAACCCACTTCGAAACTCGTAATTTTTTGGTTTTCTGCATCAGCATTGACGTCCGTGTTATTTCTATTAGCAAAAATTGAGTTAAAGTAAGGTGCTCTTTCGAAATATCCTAGATTAGCAAATACGTTATTTTCTCCGTCAAATCGGAAACTTGCTCCTGCTTTTGCACCATAAGCAAAGAAGTTGTAAGTGTCTGATTCTTGTAGTGGATCACTATCTAAATATAAGAAACGATCTATTCTTTGGTAAGATGTATTTGAAGCGTTTACCGCTACAAACGCATTTAAATTATCTTGAATATCATATTCAATCTGTGCAAAACCGCCTAACCAGCCAACTTTACCATCATTATCATATAAAATCTTATCTCCTACTTTAGCCATTTTATTAGGGTTGTTTACATCAGAATCATCTGAGTAATATTCACCTCCTAATAAATCGGTCAGTTCTGTAAAGTGCTTTCCTGTATAACCTCTTACGTCTAACCCTGCTAAAAATACAATATCATCAGTAAGATCTGTCTGCAAGGTAGAAAGAAGGCCGTACCAATTATGGTCATTACGAGATGCTCTTAAAATACTCTCTGAGCCTTCAACACCTAATGCTTCATTCTCATCAACAATTTTATCAAGATCAAGTGGTCCTAAATTACCAATTCTATATTCGTCATTATCGAATGCAAATTTATTAACACCACTGAATCCACCGCCACCACCAGTACCAAAAGATACGTAAGCTGCAGTTGATAAGCTGGTTTTATCACTAATAGTCCAATAGTGATTCAAAGAGATTTGTGGTTTGTGATAAAAGTTATCTTCAACGCTTGTAAGCTGTCCGTTCATATAACCCCAATCAGAGTTATACTTTCTTCCACTCTCACTAGCTCTAAAAGTCTCTATTAAATGTGGGTTTTGTCTTTGGCCGTGACGTTGCTTAGCTCCAAAAGCAGTTAGTGATAATTTATGATTATCATTAATTTCCTTTGACACATTAACAAAATAGGAAACTGCGTTAAATGGTGTACCATCTACATAACCGTCACCATCCGTTTTATCGGCAGAAACAGTTGCAGCAAAACCATTGTCCATTAATCCTGTAGAGTACGTTATACCTACTTTTCTGTAGCCATCATTACCTAAAGACGTAAACACGTTTCCTCCTTCTTCAGCATCAGTAGTCTTAGTGATGATATTAATTGTACCACCTATAGAAGGCACCGCTACTTTGGATGCTCCTAAACCTCTTTGAACTTGCATAGAGCTAGTAACACTTCCTAAACCGGCCCAGTTACTCCAATAAACCACACCATTTTCCATGTCGTTTACAGGAACACCATTAATCATTACGGCAACGTTTTCAGAGGAGAAACCTCTTAGTCTTATTTCGCCGTCTCCAAAACCACCACCAGTCTTAGTAGCATATACTCCAGGAGTAGACTTTAAAATTTCGGGAAACTCTTGTGTTCCTAGTTTTAAATCAATTTCTGCCGCTCTTACTGTAGAAACCGCCACTGGCGTTTTTCTATCCACAGCTACCGATGCGATAATCTGTACTTCTTGAAGACCAACCTCGCTAGACTCTAGCATGATTTGACCTAAGTCTTGATCTCCAGAAAAGGAAATCGTTTTTGAGGTATACCCTACAAAAGTAATCACTAATTCACCAGAAGCAGACTGAGTCTTGATAGTAAACTCACCATCAAAATTTGTAGTGGTTCCGTTAGTAGTACCTTTTTCAATAACATTGGCACCTGGTAAAGGCTCATTCATGTCTGAACCAATAATAGTTCCCGTTATTGTACCTTGGGAAAATCCTATTGCAGTACAAAGAAGTACCACAAACATCATTAAACACTTTGAAAATTTTTTCATCGATTAAGAATAATTTAAGAGTTTTAATTTTGCGCAAAAGTAGGTGCAAAGAAACAATCCTATATTAACTTAATGTTAAGAAAAACAAAATTTTTCAAAATATAAAAAGTATCGTTTTTAATTAGTTTTCTGAATAACAGATACTTATCTCCGCTATTGTTGAGCTATATCCTTATAGTAACTCAATAAATTTGCTGTAGAAGCATCATGCACTGTTTTAATGCTATCATCATTGATTTCGTTCAGAATACTACTAGCCAATTGTTTACCCAATTCTACACCAAATTGATCATAACTATAAATATTCCATACAATACCTTGTACAAAAATCTTATGCTCATACATAGCTATAAGCTTCCCTAAGCTTTCAGGACTCAACTTATCTATCAATATGGTAGTCGTAGGCTTATTGCCCTCAAATACTTTAAAAGGCGTGAGCTGCTTTCTTATTTCTTCGGAAACACCGTGCGCTTTAAATTCTGCTATAACCGCTTCCTTTGACTTCCCATTTAAAAGCGCTTCGGTTTGTGCAAAGAAATTAGACATCAGTTTGTCTTGATGATCTTGATTGCCATGAAGTGAATTTGCAAAACCAATAAATTCTGCCGGGATTAACTTTGTGCCTTGATGGATCAATTGAAAGAAGGCATGCTGAGCATTAGTACCTGGTTCTCCCCAGATAATGGTACCCGTTTGATACTCGATTTTATCTCCATTTCTATCCACGCTTTTACCATTGCTTTCCATTATACCTTGTTGTAAATAGGTAGCAAATTGATTAAGATATTGCGAATAAGGAATGACGGCTTCTGTCTCAACTTTAAAAAAGTTGTTATACCAGACACTCAGCATGGCTGAAATGACTGGGATGTTTTTATCAAATGACTCATTTTTGAAATGCTCATCCATTTTATGAGCACCTAATAGCAACTTATCAAAATTATCAAAACCTACGGCCAAGCTAATCGAAAGTCCGACCGCGCTCCAAAGTGAAAAACGAC
Proteins encoded in this window:
- a CDS encoding carboxypeptidase-like regulatory domain-containing protein, with the protein product MKKFSKCLMMFVVLLCTAIGFSQGTITGTIIGSDMNEPLPGANVIEKGTTNGTTTNFDGEFTIKTQSASGELVITFVGYTSKTISFSGDQDLGQIMLESSEVGLQEVQIIASVAVDRKTPVAVSTVRAAEIDLKLGTQEFPEILKSTPGVYATKTGGGFGDGEIRLRGFSSENVAVMINGVPVNDMENGVVYWSNWAGLGSVTSSMQVQRGLGASKVAVPSIGGTINIITKTTDAEEGGNVFTSLGNDGYRKVGITYSTGLMDNGFAATVSADKTDGDGYVDGTPFNAVSYFVNVSKEINDNHKLSLTAFGAKQRHGQRQNPHLIETFRASESGRKYNSDWGYMNGQLTSVEDNFYHKPQISLNHYWTISDKTSLSTAAYVSFGTGGGGGFSGVNKFAFDNDEYRIGNLGPLDLDKIVDENEALGVEGSESILRASRNDHNWYGLLSTLQTDLTDDIVFLAGLDVRGYTGKHFTELTDLLGGEYYSDDSDVNNPNKMAKVGDKILYDNDGKVGWLGGFAQIEYDIQDNLNAFVAVNASNTSYQRIDRFLYLDSDPLQESDTYNFFAYGAKAGASFRFDGENNVFANLGYFERAPYFNSIFANRNNTDVNADAENQKITSFEVGYGHRGERLSANVNVYHTTWNDRTEFVSFPGQEEGTRNFANVLGVNAVHQGIEVDFVYKATDFLTVTGMASIGDWRWQNNVENVPIFDEENNQVSEVNIFIEDLHVGNAAQTTFALGTSYKFTPKTTFAIDYNYYGDIYADYDPSNRTEPGPDAWKMPDFGLFDAVIRHGFDFGSFDAQLTGRINNVFDTEYISDARDGANSDVFTSRVFYGFGRTFSVGAKLNF
- the gldD gene encoding gliding motility lipoprotein GldD, which codes for MTLKTVMLPMLASVLLSCGNDPLPKPKGMLRLEYPEPEYKKVDVPLPFTFERNELSNEISELKLDGVNDVSGIDITYPTMKGTIYLTYKKVTDDNLVQLLTDAQNLTQKHAIKADEIEGDLYENPSKRVFGMYYEVGGNAASQSQFYVTDSINHFLSGSLYFYAKPNYDSIYPAASYLKNDIKHLMESIEWKE
- a CDS encoding gliding motility-associated protein GldE, whose amino-acid sequence is MDPEPPSIILTALLSFDFAFIFGLTLLFLLLFCSALVSGAEVAFFSLVKSDIDTGLEEQKKAFEIIAKLLERPKKLLATILVANNFLNIGVVILFAYLGETLFANIELSWVRFLLEVVVITFLILLFGEIVPKIYASRNRIKFSVFMAIPLRVLDVIFSPISLPMRFVTLTIHNKLGKQKSNLSVDQLSQALELTHNSDTSVEEHKILQGIVSFGNTDTKQVMRPRMDIFAINEDQKYLEIIPDIIKNGYSRIPVYKESIDHVTGILYVKDLLPFIDRKHFDWTTLMREPFFVPENKKLDDLMVEFQEKKVHLAVVVDEYGGTSGLVSLEDVIEEIVGDISDEFDDEDVNFVKIDDKNYSLEGKTTLKQFYKIIGIESEADFEDYKGEAETIAGFILEVSGIFPRRHSKINFKNYVFTIEALDKKRIKQVKFTILD
- a CDS encoding choice-of-anchor J domain-containing protein gives rise to the protein MKKVIYLFAFMAAIFTSCEPLEDINAEIDALPEEPNIGVFEYTLTGDDYARFDLGFGNFNSEQQAKDSIPSLLSDLYPLYGQGSSVLVTYDLFVGNAEGVSDFTGADVYSLSSEDYFSTGSDAPGFYPNVDPTQEIPSILNDQIDAPVEGQIVLAQYSQYTETPEIGLANFYQAIFPGDFGDFEVISVSGVADLGWSADAGNIVGNGFNGDQAAVEEWIISPEVDLTGETDLLFQITQEIDFLGDPELIDILISTDYTTGGDVDAATWTAFEFDKTAFGNMTPSEDLDFSAYDGETLHVALRYISIEDDPATPDDEGDAARWRVESFAIKNIGISGDTDAKGEYFVYQGGSWEAAEDVYYLSNSDYDSMGEGSGQPGQFNNFSSSTPADNYVPAFLGLKYPFAQEEDQIFVIYKYFSSSSGASIRGNLYTFANGSWMASQSVITTSLQFGFDNGVWVPDNTIRYTVSQPEFDYIAENYATDPIYAAAVSSMANFSNFDRRPANAAYWSDEMILTVFADLLNNVIAPGAENEQKYVMIVDIYDGSNGTEEFSLIKLDGAWVYNTEE
- the pgi gene encoding glucose-6-phosphate isomerase, which gives rise to MALPNINPTTTKAWKKLESHFEAIKNHQVKSFFEDDSNRAKDLTIKWEDFYVDYSKNRITGETVKLLLELADEVGLKTAMSQYFGGEVINATEGREVLHTALRNPKTAQVLVDGKDVMPEIYEVKDQIKTFSKKVINGEIKGYTGKSITDVVNIGIGGSDLGPAMVVEALTYYKNQLQTHFVSNVDGDHVNEVIKLLDPETTLFVIVSKTFTTQETLSNANTIKAWFLESANEEAVSKHFVAVSTNIENVKAFGIDENNIFPMWNWVGGRFSLWSAVGLSISLAVGFDNFDKLLLGAHKMDEHFKNESFDKNIPVISAMLSVWYNNFFKVETEAVIPYSQYLNQFATYLQQGIMESNGKSVDRNGDKIEYQTGTIIWGEPGTNAQHAFFQLIHQGTKLIPAEFIGFANSLHGNQDHQDKLMSNFFAQTEALLNGKSKEAVIAEFKAHGVSEEIRKQLTPFKVFEGNKPTTTILIDKLSPESLGKLIAMYEHKIFVQGIVWNIYSYDQFGVELGKQLASSILNEINDDSIKTVHDASTANLLSYYKDIAQQ